The Brachyspira hyodysenteriae ATCC 27164 genome includes a window with the following:
- the ygeW gene encoding knotted carbamoyltransferase YgeW yields MGIQKYISKLDSLEFGKMYQNDFFLTWDKTFDELQAVWTVADALRFLRESNISTKVFDSGLGISLFRDNSTRTRFSFASACNLLGLEVQDLDEGKSQIAHGETVRETANMVSFMADVIGIRDDMYIGKGHEYMKEVSESVKQGYNDGILEQRPTLVNLQCDRDHPTQMMADSLHFIHELGGLENLKGKKVAMTWAYSPSYGKPLSVPQGAAGLFTRLGMDVALAYPKGYELMPEVEAIAKKNAEAAGVKLTITNNMDEAFEDADVVYPKSWAPFAAMQERTDLYGKGDTDGIKALEKRLLEQNAQHKDWCCTEEKMKKTKNGKALYLHCLPADINDVSCKDGEVAASVFDRYRVPLYKQASYKPYVIAAMIFLSKFRDPQAILSKLASDKKQRIFG; encoded by the coding sequence ATGGGTATACAAAAATACATTTCAAAACTCGATAGCCTTGAATTCGGCAAAATGTATCAAAATGATTTCTTTTTAACTTGGGACAAAACTTTTGATGAATTACAAGCAGTTTGGACTGTTGCTGATGCTTTAAGATTCTTAAGAGAAAGCAACATTTCTACTAAAGTATTTGATTCTGGTTTAGGTATCTCTTTATTCAGAGATAATTCTACTAGAACTCGTTTCTCTTTCGCTTCTGCTTGTAACCTTTTAGGTTTAGAAGTACAAGACTTAGACGAAGGTAAAAGCCAAATAGCTCATGGTGAAACTGTTAGAGAAACTGCTAACATGGTATCTTTCATGGCTGATGTTATTGGTATCAGAGATGATATGTACATCGGTAAAGGTCACGAATATATGAAAGAAGTTTCTGAATCTGTAAAACAAGGTTACAACGATGGTATATTAGAGCAAAGACCTACTCTAGTTAACTTACAGTGTGATAGAGACCATCCAACTCAAATGATGGCTGACTCTTTACACTTCATCCATGAATTAGGCGGATTAGAAAACTTAAAAGGTAAAAAAGTTGCTATGACTTGGGCTTATTCACCTTCTTATGGTAAACCCCTTTCTGTACCTCAAGGTGCTGCTGGTTTATTCACTAGATTAGGTATGGATGTTGCTTTAGCTTATCCAAAAGGTTATGAACTTATGCCTGAAGTTGAAGCTATTGCTAAGAAAAATGCTGAAGCTGCTGGTGTTAAATTAACTATCACTAACAATATGGACGAAGCATTTGAAGATGCTGATGTTGTTTATCCTAAATCTTGGGCTCCTTTTGCTGCTATGCAGGAAAGAACTGACCTTTATGGTAAAGGCGACACTGACGGAATCAAAGCTCTTGAAAAAAGATTATTAGAGCAAAATGCTCAGCATAAAGATTGGTGCTGTACTGAAGAAAAAATGAAGAAAACTAAAAATGGAAAAGCTTTATACTTACACTGCTTACCTGCTGATATTAATGATGTTAGCTGTAAAGATGGTGAGGTTGCTGCTTCAGTATTTGATAGATACAGAGTACCTCTTTACAAACAAGCTAGTTACAAACCTTATGTTATAGCTGCTATGATCTTCTTATCTAAGTTCAGAGATCCTCAAGCTATATTAAGCAAATTAGCTTCTGATAAAAAACAAAGAATATTTGGATAA
- a CDS encoding YgeY family selenium metabolism-linked hydrolase yields MSAISKEQFEQIKAKAEGYKADMTKFLRDLIRIPSESCEEKGVIERIAEEMKKVGFDKVDIDPMGNVLGYMGTGKTLIGIDAHIDTVGIGNKDNWNFDPYEGYENDVEIGGRGTSDQEGGIVSGVYGAKIMKDLGLLNDKYQVVVVGTVQEEDCDGLCWEYICKESKIKPEFVISTEPTDGGIYRGQRGRMEIRVDVKGISCHGSAPERGDNAIYKMADILQDIRSLNENDAKDSTPIKGLVKMLEEKYNPQYKEANFLGRGTVTVSQIFYTSPSRCAVADSCSISLDRRMTAGETWESCLEEIRNLPNVKKYGAEVSMYNYDRPSWTNLVYPIECYFPTWVIPEDHVVTKTLEEAYKGLFGTERLGPTPEIDKERKARPLTDKWTFSTNGVSIMGRNGIPCIGFGPGAEAQAHAPNEKTWKQDLVNCAALYAAVPTIYCANK; encoded by the coding sequence ATGAGTGCTATTTCAAAAGAACAATTTGAACAAATAAAAGCAAAAGCTGAGGGCTATAAAGCTGATATGACTAAGTTCTTAAGAGATTTAATTAGAATTCCTAGTGAATCTTGCGAAGAAAAAGGTGTAATCGAAAGAATAGCTGAAGAAATGAAAAAAGTAGGATTTGACAAAGTTGATATCGATCCTATGGGTAACGTTTTAGGATATATGGGTACAGGTAAAACTTTAATAGGTATCGATGCTCATATAGATACAGTTGGTATAGGAAACAAAGATAACTGGAATTTTGACCCTTATGAAGGTTATGAAAACGATGTAGAAATCGGAGGAAGAGGAACTTCTGACCAAGAAGGCGGTATCGTTTCTGGTGTTTATGGTGCTAAAATAATGAAAGATTTAGGTCTTTTAAATGATAAATATCAAGTAGTTGTTGTTGGTACTGTACAAGAAGAAGACTGCGATGGTTTATGCTGGGAATACATCTGTAAAGAAAGCAAAATCAAACCTGAATTCGTAATTTCTACTGAACCTACTGACGGCGGTATCTACAGAGGTCAAAGAGGAAGAATGGAAATAAGAGTAGACGTTAAAGGTATTTCTTGCCACGGTTCTGCTCCAGAAAGAGGAGATAACGCTATTTACAAAATGGCTGACATACTTCAAGATATCAGAAGCCTTAACGAAAACGATGCTAAAGATTCTACACCTATCAAAGGTTTAGTAAAAATGTTAGAAGAAAAATACAATCCTCAATACAAAGAAGCTAACTTCTTAGGAAGAGGTACTGTAACAGTTTCTCAAATTTTCTACACTTCTCCAAGCAGATGTGCTGTAGCTGACTCTTGTTCTATTTCATTAGACAGAAGAATGACAGCTGGTGAAACTTGGGAAAGCTGCTTAGAAGAAATCAGAAATCTTCCTAATGTTAAAAAATATGGTGCTGAAGTATCTATGTATAACTATGACAGACCTTCTTGGACTAACTTAGTTTATCCAATAGAATGTTACTTCCCTACTTGGGTAATACCAGAAGATCACGTTGTAACTAAAACTTTAGAAGAAGCTTATAAAGGCTTATTCGGTACTGAAAGATTAGGACCTACTCCAGAAATAGATAAAGAAAGAAAAGCTCGTCCACTTACTGATAAATGGACATTCTCTACTAACGGCGTATCTATTATGGGAAGAAACGGAATACCTTGTATAGGTTTCGGACCTGGTGCTGAAGCTCAGGCTCATGCTCCTAATGAAAAAACTTGGAAACAAGATTTAGTAAACTGTGCTGCTTTATATGCTGCTGTACCTACTATCTATTGTGCAAATAAGTAA
- the dpaL gene encoding diaminopropionate ammonia-lyase yields MSELKWAENKMPKTDDKNLPIMSIEEVKKAKAFHQSFPQYTQTPLADLKEMAKYLGLGTVKVKDESYRFGLNAFKVLGGSYSMARYIAQKMGKDVSEFPYDVLTSKKLKDEFGQATFFSATDGNHGRGVAWAANKLGQKSVIFMPKGSTETRLKNIQAEGATATIEEFNYDECVRKAAAEAAKVQNGVVVQDTAWEGYEEIPAWIMQGYGTMALEADEQFGERPTHVFVQAGVGSLAGAMVGYFSNKYKDNPPVMVVVEAEAAACLYKGAVAGDGKIRIVEGDLNTIMAGLACGEPNITSWDILKNHADCFIAAEDVVAARGMRMLSAPLKGDPQVVSGESGAAPFGTLATIMLNDEYAELRKKLKLDSNSKVLLFSTEGDTDPERWKNIIWEAKER; encoded by the coding sequence ATGAGTGAGCTTAAATGGGCTGAAAATAAAATGCCTAAAACAGATGATAAAAATTTACCTATTATGTCTATTGAGGAAGTAAAAAAAGCAAAAGCTTTTCACCAAAGTTTCCCTCAATATACACAAACACCATTAGCAGATTTAAAAGAAATGGCTAAATATTTGGGTTTAGGAACTGTTAAAGTAAAAGATGAATCATATAGATTTGGTCTTAATGCTTTTAAAGTATTGGGCGGTTCTTATTCTATGGCTAGATATATAGCTCAAAAAATGGGAAAAGATGTAAGTGAATTCCCTTATGATGTATTAACTTCAAAAAAATTAAAAGATGAATTCGGTCAGGCTACATTCTTCTCTGCTACTGACGGTAACCATGGTAGAGGTGTTGCTTGGGCTGCAAATAAATTAGGACAAAAATCAGTAATTTTTATGCCTAAAGGTTCAACAGAAACTAGATTAAAAAATATTCAGGCTGAAGGTGCTACAGCTACAATAGAAGAATTCAACTATGATGAATGTGTTAGAAAAGCTGCTGCTGAAGCTGCTAAAGTTCAAAATGGTGTAGTTGTTCAGGATACTGCTTGGGAAGGTTATGAAGAAATACCTGCTTGGATTATGCAAGGTTACGGTACTATGGCTTTAGAAGCTGATGAGCAATTCGGAGAAAGACCTACACATGTATTCGTACAGGCTGGTGTTGGTTCTTTAGCTGGTGCTATGGTTGGATATTTCTCTAATAAATATAAAGATAATCCTCCTGTAATGGTTGTAGTAGAAGCTGAAGCTGCTGCTTGTTTATATAAAGGTGCTGTAGCAGGCGATGGTAAAATAAGAATAGTTGAAGGTGATTTAAACACTATAATGGCTGGACTTGCTTGCGGTGAGCCAAATATCACTTCTTGGGATATACTTAAAAATCATGCTGATTGTTTCATAGCTGCTGAAGATGTAGTTGCTGCAAGAGGTATGAGAATGTTATCTGCTCCATTAAAAGGAGACCCTCAAGTAGTATCTGGTGAATCTGGTGCTGCTCCATTCGGTACTTTAGCCACTATAATGCTTAATGATGAATATGCTGAATTAAGAAAAAAATTAAAACTTGATTCTAATTCTAAAGTATTATTATTCAGTACTGAAGGTGATACTGATCCTGAAAGATGGAAAAATATCATTTGGGAAGCTAAAGAAAGATAA
- a CDS encoding helix-turn-helix transcriptional regulator, translating to MSSNIILETLISVAHGIARQFGNNCEVCLHELKEDDLEHTIIFIINGGITGRQAGEGASNIVLNTIEKLRKGEPIVDHLSYLTKSSNGKILKSSTVFIKDTNGKYRYILSINFDITNFLPFKSDLDTLLQTENKSKLEEIPNSAQELMEKLIIKSEELVGKPASIMNKDEKIKAIKFLNDSGVFLITKSGDKVSNHFGISKFTLYNYIDSKKEDINE from the coding sequence ATGAGTTCTAATATAATACTTGAAACATTGATAAGTGTGGCACATGGCATAGCAAGACAATTTGGAAATAATTGTGAAGTATGTTTACATGAGCTAAAGGAAGATGATTTAGAGCATACTATCATCTTTATAATTAACGGAGGTATTACAGGAAGACAAGCTGGAGAAGGTGCCTCTAACATTGTTCTAAACACTATAGAAAAGCTAAGGAAAGGAGAACCAATAGTTGACCATTTGTCATATCTTACAAAATCATCAAATGGAAAAATATTGAAATCTTCAACAGTCTTCATAAAAGATACAAACGGTAAGTACAGATATATACTATCTATAAATTTTGATATAACTAATTTCTTGCCATTTAAAAGCGATTTAGATACATTATTACAAACTGAGAACAAATCAAAATTAGAAGAAATACCAAACAGTGCTCAGGAACTTATGGAAAAATTAATAATAAAAAGTGAAGAATTGGTAGGAAAACCTGCTTCTATAATGAATAAAGATGAAAAAATAAAGGCTATAAAATTTTTAAATGACTCAGGAGTATTTTTAATTACAAAATCCGGAGACAAAGTATCAAATCATTTTGGAATAAGTAAATTCACTCTATATAATTATATAGATTCAAAAAAGGAGGATATAAATGAGTGA
- the ssnA gene encoding putative aminohydrolase SsnA, with the protein MLLIGGGKLITRDTAKPFIEDGAVLCDGRLIKEVGKTSDLKAKYKDAEYIDAKGSIIMPAFINVHEHIYSAMARGFSINGYNPKGFLEILDGMWWTIDRNLTLEQTKQSAMATYIESIKSGVTTVFDHHASFGHIEGSLFAIEEAAKTMGVRSCLCYEVSDRDGEAKSKASVKENLDFIKHAMADKSDMIKGMMGMHASFTISDKTMEACMKDLPEGIGCHIHVAEGIEDLHACLKEHGKRIVDRLYDFKVLGPKTILVHCIYINPHEMDLIKETDTMTSHNPESNMGNACGCPPTMELMKKGILTGLGTDGYTHDMTESYKVANVLHKHSLCDPNAAWGEIPTMLFENNAKMANRYFDTPLGVLKEGAAADVIIVDYKNYTELSDKNINGHILFGMNGGHVNTTVCNGEVLMRDRKLTKIDEEAAYAKIREEADKLWKQINK; encoded by the coding sequence ATGTTATTAATAGGTGGTGGAAAATTAATTACCAGAGATACTGCTAAGCCATTTATTGAAGATGGTGCAGTTCTTTGTGACGGCAGATTAATTAAAGAAGTTGGAAAAACTTCAGATTTGAAAGCAAAATATAAAGATGCTGAGTATATAGATGCTAAAGGAAGCATCATTATGCCGGCTTTCATAAATGTACATGAACATATTTATTCAGCTATGGCTAGAGGTTTCAGTATTAATGGTTATAATCCTAAAGGCTTCTTAGAAATATTAGACGGTATGTGGTGGACTATAGATAGAAATCTTACTTTAGAACAAACTAAACAAAGTGCTATGGCTACATATATAGAATCTATTAAAAGCGGTGTTACTACTGTATTTGACCACCATGCTAGTTTCGGCCATATTGAAGGTTCTTTATTTGCTATAGAAGAAGCTGCTAAAACTATGGGAGTTCGTTCTTGTTTATGTTATGAAGTTTCTGATAGAGACGGAGAGGCTAAATCTAAGGCTTCTGTTAAAGAAAATCTTGATTTTATTAAGCATGCTATGGCTGATAAATCTGATATGATTAAAGGTATGATGGGAATGCATGCATCTTTCACTATTTCTGATAAAACTATGGAAGCATGTATGAAAGATTTACCTGAAGGTATAGGCTGCCATATTCACGTTGCTGAAGGTATAGAAGATTTACATGCTTGTTTGAAAGAACATGGTAAAAGAATAGTTGATAGACTTTATGATTTCAAAGTTTTAGGACCTAAAACTATACTTGTACACTGTATATATATCAATCCTCATGAAATGGATTTAATCAAAGAAACAGACACTATGACTTCTCATAACCCTGAATCTAATATGGGTAATGCCTGTGGTTGTCCTCCTACAATGGAATTAATGAAAAAAGGCATATTAACAGGTTTAGGTACTGACGGTTATACTCATGATATGACAGAATCATACAAAGTTGCTAATGTACTTCATAAACATAGCCTTTGCGATCCTAATGCTGCTTGGGGCGAAATACCTACAATGTTATTTGAAAATAATGCTAAAATGGCTAATCGTTATTTTGATACTCCGCTTGGCGTACTTAAAGAGGGAGCTGCTGCTGATGTTATCATTGTAGATTATAAAAACTATACAGAATTAAGCGATAAAAATATCAATGGACATATATTATTTGGTATGAACGGCGGACATGTTAATACTACTGTTTGTAACGGAGAGGTATTAATGAGAGATAGAAAACTCACTAAGATTGATGAAGAAGCTGCTTATGCTAAGATAAGAGAAGAAGCTGATAAGCTTTGGAAACAAATTAATAAATAA
- the ygfK gene encoding putative selenate reductase subunit YgfK yields the protein MSDVMTPIPFGNLMNWILEEKKSGKVFGVSRAFKADKAKYYEIFGRKLETPIGPAAGPHTQLAQNIVAAYYTGSRFFELKTVQKMDGEELSKCVAKPCITANDECYNCEWSTELYVPQAFDEYVKAWVALKVIAKEWDLGDMDGFQFNMSVGYDYEGIKTEKIDTFIEGMKDASNTPIFKECKQWLTDNISRFKNFKKEDIDKINADVCNSVTLSTLHGCPPTEIEKIASYLITEKKLNTFVKCNPTLLGYEYARKTLDDMGYDYISFTDFHFKDDLQYSDAIPMLQRLQKLAEDNSLAFGVKITNTFPVDVKQKELPSEEMYMSGKSLFPLSMTVASRLSKDFDGKLRISYSGGCDYFNINEVIDAGIWPVTMATTFLKSGGYQRGEQIAKNLKEPKAFTKVDVAKTEKIIEWSKKSKHHIKPVKPLASRKVNKKVPLIDCYIAPCMETCPIHQDLTTYIRLNSEGKYEESFKVIIEKNALPFATGILCPHTCMDKCTRQFYEEPVSIRACKLEAAKAGYSKVIGSLKPAASIGKKAGIIGAGPAGLSAAFFLARAGVDVTVFDKREKAGGVVANIIPSFRISAEEIGNDVSLCKQMGVKFELGKEIKDIKEFAKNYDYTVVCIGAHKNMPLKLEAGESMNALKFLEEFNKTNGNVALGEDVVVIGGGNTAMDAARAAKKNKGVKNVRLVYRRTKRYMPALEEELQEALEDGVEFMELLAPVKLENGKLLCKKMELSDYDEKGRRNVVETSETVEVPASSVIASIGEQIESDFYKSNGIDVDDKGKPKCSAANESSIKNVYVAGDGLYGAATIVEAIRDAKVVAEAILGKAVAPDLPSVSTEEISYSKKGNLKEVSKDPEATRCLSCDYICESCTEVCPNRANVSIKVAGHSKISQIIHVDYMCNECGNCETFCPYSSAPYKDKFTLFATEDDMKNSKNDGFLFLDKEGNAKLRIDGKEESYKVGGKNNGVYTIVDAVFNNYKYLILK from the coding sequence ATGAGTGATGTAATGACACCCATACCTTTTGGAAACCTTATGAATTGGATTTTAGAAGAAAAAAAATCTGGTAAAGTATTTGGTGTTTCAAGAGCGTTCAAAGCTGATAAAGCTAAATATTACGAAATTTTTGGAAGAAAATTAGAAACTCCTATAGGACCAGCTGCAGGACCTCATACTCAGTTGGCTCAAAATATAGTTGCTGCTTATTATACAGGAAGCAGATTCTTTGAACTTAAAACTGTTCAGAAAATGGACGGAGAAGAATTAAGCAAATGCGTTGCAAAACCTTGTATCACAGCTAATGATGAATGTTATAACTGTGAATGGTCTACCGAACTTTATGTTCCTCAGGCTTTTGATGAATATGTTAAGGCTTGGGTTGCTTTAAAAGTAATTGCTAAAGAATGGGATTTAGGAGATATGGACGGTTTTCAGTTCAATATGTCTGTTGGTTATGACTATGAAGGTATTAAAACTGAAAAAATTGATACTTTCATTGAAGGCATGAAAGATGCTTCTAATACTCCTATATTCAAAGAATGCAAACAATGGTTAACTGATAATATCAGCAGATTCAAAAACTTCAAAAAAGAAGATATAGATAAAATCAATGCTGATGTATGTAATTCTGTTACTTTATCTACTCTTCATGGATGTCCTCCTACAGAAATAGAAAAAATAGCTTCATACCTAATTACAGAAAAGAAATTAAATACTTTCGTTAAATGTAACCCAACTTTATTAGGTTATGAATATGCTAGAAAAACTTTAGATGATATGGGTTATGATTATATATCATTTACTGATTTCCACTTTAAAGATGACTTACAATACAGCGATGCAATTCCTATGCTTCAAAGACTTCAAAAATTAGCTGAAGACAATTCGCTTGCATTCGGTGTAAAAATTACTAATACATTCCCTGTAGATGTTAAACAAAAAGAATTACCATCTGAAGAAATGTACATGTCTGGTAAATCTTTATTCCCTCTTTCTATGACAGTTGCTTCAAGATTAAGTAAAGATTTTGATGGAAAATTGAGAATTTCATATTCAGGCGGATGTGATTATTTCAATATCAATGAAGTTATAGATGCAGGAATTTGGCCTGTAACTATGGCTACTACTTTCTTAAAATCAGGCGGTTATCAAAGAGGCGAGCAAATAGCTAAAAATCTTAAAGAACCAAAAGCATTTACAAAAGTAGATGTAGCTAAAACTGAAAAAATAATTGAATGGAGCAAAAAAAGCAAACATCATATTAAACCTGTTAAGCCTCTTGCTAGCAGAAAAGTTAATAAAAAAGTACCTTTGATTGATTGTTATATAGCTCCTTGTATGGAAACTTGTCCTATTCATCAAGACCTTACTACTTATATAAGACTTAATTCTGAAGGAAAATATGAAGAGTCTTTCAAAGTTATTATAGAGAAAAACGCTCTTCCATTTGCTACAGGTATATTATGTCCTCATACTTGTATGGATAAATGTACTAGACAATTCTATGAAGAGCCTGTAAGCATCAGAGCTTGCAAATTAGAAGCTGCTAAAGCTGGATATAGTAAAGTAATAGGCAGTTTAAAACCTGCTGCTTCTATAGGTAAAAAAGCTGGCATCATAGGTGCTGGTCCTGCCGGACTTTCTGCTGCATTCTTCTTGGCTCGTGCTGGTGTTGATGTTACAGTATTTGATAAGAGAGAAAAAGCCGGCGGTGTAGTTGCTAATATTATACCTAGCTTCAGAATAAGTGCTGAAGAGATTGGAAATGATGTTAGCTTATGTAAGCAAATGGGTGTTAAATTTGAATTAGGCAAAGAAATTAAAGATATAAAAGAATTTGCTAAAAATTATGATTACACTGTTGTTTGTATAGGTGCTCATAAAAATATGCCTTTAAAGCTTGAAGCAGGCGAATCTATGAATGCTCTTAAATTCTTAGAAGAGTTCAATAAAACTAATGGAAACGTTGCTTTAGGTGAAGATGTAGTAGTAATCGGAGGCGGTAACACTGCTATGGATGCTGCTCGTGCTGCTAAGAAAAATAAAGGCGTTAAAAATGTTAGATTAGTTTATAGAAGAACTAAGAGATATATGCCTGCTTTAGAAGAAGAACTTCAAGAGGCTTTAGAAGATGGTGTTGAGTTTATGGAATTACTTGCACCTGTTAAATTAGAAAACGGCAAACTTCTTTGTAAAAAAATGGAATTATCTGACTATGATGAAAAAGGCAGAAGAAATGTTGTTGAAACTAGCGAAACAGTAGAAGTACCTGCTAGCAGTGTTATAGCTTCTATTGGTGAGCAAATTGAATCTGACTTCTACAAATCTAATGGCATAGATGTTGATGATAAAGGCAAGCCAAAATGTTCTGCTGCTAATGAATCATCTATCAAAAATGTTTATGTTGCTGGTGATGGTTTATATGGTGCTGCTACTATAGTTGAAGCTATAAGAGATGCTAAAGTTGTTGCTGAAGCTATATTAGGAAAAGCAGTTGCTCCTGATTTGCCTTCTGTTTCTACTGAAGAAATATCTTATAGTAAAAAAGGTAATTTGAAAGAGGTATCAAAAGATCCTGAAGCTACTAGATGTTTAAGCTGTGATTATATCTGTGAAAGCTGTACTGAAGTTTGTCCTAACAGAGCTAATGTATCTATAAAAGTTGCAGGACATTCTAAGATATCTCAAATCATACACGTTGATTATATGTGTAATGAATGCGGTAACTGTGAAACATTCTGTCCTTATAGTTCTGCTCCTTATAAAGATAAATTTACATTGTTTGCTACTGAAGATGATATGAAGAATTCTAAAAATGATGGTTTCTTATTCTTAGATAAAGAAGGAAATGCTAAACTTAGAATAGATGGTAAAGAAGAATCTTATAAAGTTGGCGGAAAGAACAATGGTGTTTACACTATAGTTGACGCTGTATTTAATAACTATAAGTATTTGATCTTAAAATAA